TTTTGACTCTAAAAAATTAAGTGAGGCTGTTGTAGATTCTTATGATTTTACGAATGGTGTTGATTATGGATATGACTTCCGTTTCCGTACACCATGGAAATATAATTTAAGTCTTGGGTATACTTATGGATCATCTTTCGCTATTGGAGCAGAATATGAATATCAGGATTACTCCGCTATGCATTTTAGTTATTCGGATGGAGAAGCAATGGGATGGCAGAATCCTACAGCAAAAGAAATGTTGAAAGGTGTGAATACTTTCCGTATCGGTGCTGAGTGGAAAGTTATTCCTCAATTTGCTTTTCGTTTAGGCTATAATTATATGTCAGCAGCATTCAAAAAAACAGCTTTTAAAGATTTGAGCTACAATTCAATTAATACGGATACGGATTTTGCGAATGCAAAAGCAAATAATAATTATACATTAGGTATCGGTTATAGAGGATCGACTTTTTACGCAGACTTGGCTTACATGTATAGTACTTATAAGGAAGATTTCTATCCATTTGATGATGGAGCTTTAAAAAAGACTGATGTGACAAATAGCCGTAGTAAAGTGATGATGACTTTAGGTTTACGCTTTTAATTAGAAACTGTTTTCAATTTCAATAATAACTTTTGTGTGTTAGAGTCCCTGGAATGCTGAGTGTCTACAGCAGTTCCAGGGATTTCTTTATTATCTTTTCATTTAATGCCAAAGAAGGTTCATTCTGTTTTGAATATTGTAATTTTGTTAGCCGATATAATTATTCTTTTTGTTTAAAGAAAAAAAACTACTTATTTTCTTGTTATTTAAAATAAATTCATATTTTTGTAATCGTAGTCAGAACCAAACTATGAAATATTGACGTCCTCTCTACACACAGACAATTTTTATTAACCTTAAAAGAGCAGTATTATGTTTAAACCACTCAAATCAGTAAGTGTGCTGTTGCTCTTGTTTGCCATGCCGGCAGCAATTTCCTATGCAGCCTCTGAGAATGGAGCAACAAGTGTGAGTGTCACACAGCAAAACGGTACGTGTAAAGGTGTAGTAAAAGACAAGGCAGGTGAAGCGGTTATTGGAGCTTCAGTTGTAGTCAAGGGTACTACAAATGGTGTAATTACCGACTTGGACGGTAATTTTGTTCTTTCCAATGTTCCTGATGGAGCAACGATTCAAATCTCTTATGTAGGTTATACCCCACAGGAAGTGAAGTTCACGGGTAAACCTTTAGACATTACCTTACAGGAAGATACGCAGACACTCGATGAAGTTGTAGTGACAGCTTTGGGGATTAAGCGTCAGAAAAGGTCCCTCGGCTATTCTACAACGACAGTAGGAGGAAAAGATTTCACGGAAGCTCGTACAACGAACATTGGTAACGCACTTTCCGGTAAGATTGCCGGTGTTTCCGTTTCCGGAAATGCAACAGGTCCGGGTGGTAGTAGCCGTGTCGTAATTCGTGGTAATGCTTCTTTGACGGGAAACAACCAGCCGCTTTATGTTATCGACGGTGTTCCGTTTGATAATACTAATATTGGTAGTGCAGGTCAATGGGGAGGTAAAGATATGGGCGATGGTTTGTCAAGTATCAATCCGGATGATATTGCAGATATTCAAGTGTTGAAAGGTGCTGCTGCATCTGCTCTTTATGGATATCGTGGTGGTAACGGTGCTATCTTGATTACTACTAAATCCGGTCAGAAAGGAAAACCGGTCTCCGTTGAATTTAACAATAACTTGGCTTTTGATGTGATTTATGATTACCGCGATTTCCAGAATGTCTACGGGCAAGGAACTCAGGGTAACCGTCCGCTTTCTGCAGATGTGGCAAAAGCAACGGAAACATCCAGCTGGGGTGAAGTAATGGATGGAAAAAAAGCAGTAAACTTCTTGGGGAACGAATATGCCTATTCTCCTGTAGATAACTGGAAGAACTTCTATCGTACTGGGATTAACAATACAACAACTTTGGCAGTAAGTGGTGCTTCCGATAAGATATCCTATCGTTTTGGTGTTTCCAATATGGCGGTAAAGGGGATACTTCCCAATTCCAGCATCAGTCAGCAAGGTATCAATATGAATACGACTTATGACATTTCTTCAAAAGTTCATTTAATGGTGAATGCCAACTACGTATTCGACAAGAATAAAGGTCGTTCTAACTTGTCCGATGGTAACAGTAACACGAATGCCGCACTTCTTTATCATGCCAATTCATTTGATATCCGTTGGATGGAACGTGAAAATCCGGATTGTGACTGGGGTACCGGTGCTGACGGCAAAGAGTTGTTAGGCGGTACGAACGGTTATTTCAATAATCCGTATTGGTTGCAGTACAGGGTTACTAATGAAACCAACCGTAATCGTCTGACTGGTGGTATGACTTTGAAGTATGATATCTTTGACTGGTTATACATTCAGGGTGCTGTGACACGTGACGGTTATAATCTGGAATATTCCGAAGTGAAGCCAATCGGTTCCGCTTCTCCGGAAGATCCACGCGGTTATATAAAGGAATACACTCAGAACTTCTCTGAAATGAACCTGAACTATTTGATCGGATTCAATAAGACATTCGGAGACTGGAGTGTCGGTGCTACTTTCGGTGGAAACCGTCAGAGAAATATTACAAAGAAATACGGTCTGGATGATAAGGCCTCTTCATTCTTTGTGCCCGATTTTTATTCAAGTAGCAACACTGCGAAGCATGTGTATAAGAAAGAATATACAGAATATCGGGTAAATTCAATCTATGGTACTGCAGACCTTGGTTATAAGAATCAGGTATTCTTAAATTTAACCGGACGTAATGACTGGTTCTCTACACTGGACCCGGATAATAATCATTATTTCTATCCTTCTATCGGTATGTCATGGGTATTTAGTGATACATTCAAGACTCCTGACTGGTTTACTTTCGGAAAGGTGCGTGCATCTTATGCAGCTGCATCCAACGGAACCAAAGCATATCAGAATCTTCTTACCTATAAAGTAGATAATTACCAATCGAACGGACAGCCTGTAGTAACGATCAATAACTCGACCGTACCTAACAAAGGACTGAAACCGGTTCAGATTTCCGAATGGGAAATTGGTTTGAATCTCTCTTTCTTGGATAATCGCCTGTCATTGGATGCTGCATATTATGTAAAAACAACCAAAGATGATATCGTGCAGGTAACCACCAGTGGTGCGTCCGGTTTTGAATCAGCTATCCAGAATGTCGGAGAAATCAGAAATAATGGTGTGGAAGTAATGGTGAATGCCGTTCCTGTTCATACAAAGGACTTTAACTGGAATTCTACATTCAATATCGCTTATAACAGCAGTGATGTGAAATACCTGGGAATAGACGGAACGGGAGAAAAGATAAAGAGACTTACTCTTGACGGAGCCAATTCACGTGTAGGTAGTGTTTCTGTTCAGAATATCTTGGGGCATCCTTATGGTGAATTAGTAGGTTATGAATACAAACGTACTTCGGATGGACAAGTTATTTTTGAAAACGGTCTTCCTGTACACTCAGACGAGGTACAGGTATTAGGAAACGGCGTTTATAAGGTAACCGGTGGATGGCGCAATGAGTTTACTTACAAAAACATAACTCTTTCTTTCCTGATTGACTTCAAGGCAGGAGCTAAGATGTTCTCCGGAACCAATCTGTCTCTTTACAGCAACGGTCTGCACAAGAATACTTTGCAGGGACGTGGTGCTGACGGTAAAGGAACAATGGTGGGCAATGGTGTAATGTCTGATGGTAAGGGGGGCTATGTGAAGAATACCGTAGCCGTTTCTGCACAAGACTACTGGCAGGCTATTACCAGTCAGAATATTGCTGAAGAGTTTGTTTATAATGCGAGTTTTATAAAACTGCGCGAACTGTCAGTCGGATATACTTTGCCGCAGGCATGGTTGAATAAGCAGACACTTATAAAGGGGGTAACCCTTTCTTTAGTCGGTCGTAACCTTTGGACTATATTGAAGCATACGGATAATATTGATCCGGAATCTGCTTATAATAACGGTAATGCTCAAGGTCTGGAATTGAACGGATATCCTGCCACGAGAAATGTGGGATTCAATGTAAATGTTAAGTTCTAACATCTTAAATACTGTAACAATGAAAAAGTTTACTTTATATATATTGACGGCTTTTGGTCTGATGGGATTAGCGACGAGCTGTAATGACTTTGGGGATGTGAATAACGACCCTATGAACCTGAATCCCGGAGTGGTGGATTATAAAATGGAATTTACTCAGGTTGAAGCACAGATATGTGGCTCCGACTGGGACGTGTGGCGTAATGGCTGTATCTACACAGCCAACATGATACAGCATACGGCTAGTGTAGATTGGGCGTATGGAGTTTTCTATACATGGAACGATCAGTATAGTGGTGCTTATTGGGGAGGATTCTATTCTGGTGGGCGTGCAGCTATTCGTAATATTATAGATGTGATGAATAATTGGGAAGGAAATCCCGCTTATGCGAATGAATATCAGATGTGCCGCATTCTGAAAGCATATATGTTCCAGAATATGACTGACCTTTATGGAGACGTTCCTTATTCTGAAGCAGGGCAGGGGTATTCTACCAATCCGATTCCGTATCCTAAATATGATACACAAGAAGCAATCTATAATGATCTGCTGAAAGAACTCGATGAAGCACAAGCTGCATTAAGCACTTCTGCCGGTAATACGATAGGGGCTGCCGACGTTATCTATAACGGTGATGCTGCGAAATGGAAGAAATTTGCAAACTCACTGATGCTCCGGGTAGCCATGCGCCTGACCAAAGTAGCTCCTGATAAAGCGAAAACATGGGTAGCTAAAGCGGTTTCGAATGGCTTGTTCGTAAGCAACGATGATAATGCGA
This sequence is a window from Bacteroides thetaiotaomicron VPI-5482. Protein-coding genes within it:
- a CDS encoding SusC/RagA family TonB-linked outer membrane protein codes for the protein MFKPLKSVSVLLLLFAMPAAISYAASENGATSVSVTQQNGTCKGVVKDKAGEAVIGASVVVKGTTNGVITDLDGNFVLSNVPDGATIQISYVGYTPQEVKFTGKPLDITLQEDTQTLDEVVVTALGIKRQKRSLGYSTTTVGGKDFTEARTTNIGNALSGKIAGVSVSGNATGPGGSSRVVIRGNASLTGNNQPLYVIDGVPFDNTNIGSAGQWGGKDMGDGLSSINPDDIADIQVLKGAAASALYGYRGGNGAILITTKSGQKGKPVSVEFNNNLAFDVIYDYRDFQNVYGQGTQGNRPLSADVAKATETSSWGEVMDGKKAVNFLGNEYAYSPVDNWKNFYRTGINNTTTLAVSGASDKISYRFGVSNMAVKGILPNSSISQQGINMNTTYDISSKVHLMVNANYVFDKNKGRSNLSDGNSNTNAALLYHANSFDIRWMERENPDCDWGTGADGKELLGGTNGYFNNPYWLQYRVTNETNRNRLTGGMTLKYDIFDWLYIQGAVTRDGYNLEYSEVKPIGSASPEDPRGYIKEYTQNFSEMNLNYLIGFNKTFGDWSVGATFGGNRQRNITKKYGLDDKASSFFVPDFYSSSNTAKHVYKKEYTEYRVNSIYGTADLGYKNQVFLNLTGRNDWFSTLDPDNNHYFYPSIGMSWVFSDTFKTPDWFTFGKVRASYAAASNGTKAYQNLLTYKVDNYQSNGQPVVTINNSTVPNKGLKPVQISEWEIGLNLSFLDNRLSLDAAYYVKTTKDDIVQVTTSGASGFESAIQNVGEIRNNGVEVMVNAVPVHTKDFNWNSTFNIAYNSSDVKYLGIDGTGEKIKRLTLDGANSRVGSVSVQNILGHPYGELVGYEYKRTSDGQVIFENGLPVHSDEVQVLGNGVYKVTGGWRNEFTYKNITLSFLIDFKAGAKMFSGTNLSLYSNGLHKNTLQGRGADGKGTMVGNGVMSDGKGGYVKNTVAVSAQDYWQAITSQNIAEEFVYNASFIKLRELSVGYTLPQAWLNKQTLIKGVTLSLVGRNLWTILKHTDNIDPESAYNNGNAQGLELNGYPATRNVGFNVNVKF